The DNA region TATCTGGATAATCCCAGCATCGACAATCCGAATAAAATAGTCCCCCAGCCCGAGACGATGGTGCCCGAGGGCGCGCTGACCATCCCGGCCTTCTACGACAGGGTCAAGACCCTGGCCCAGGCCGTGGACGTTGACTTTTTCCTGCCGGGCTGTCCGCCGGAGTCGCACCAGGTGTGGGCGGTGATCGAGTCGGTGATCCAGGGCAAGGCCCTGCCCGCCAAAGGCGCGGTAATCGGCGCCGGCAAGTGCACGGTCTGCGACGAGTGCGAGAAGAAGAAAGAGGACAAGAAGATCAAAAAACTCTACCGCACCTACGAGATCGTGCCTGACCGGGAGAAATGTCTTTTAGAGCAGGGCCTTCTGTGCCTGGGGCCGGCCACCCGCGACGGCTGCAAGGCCCAGTGCCCGAACAATGCCGATATGCCCTGCACCGGATGCTACGGACCGCCCCAGGGCGTGCGCGACCAGGGCGCCAAGATGATCGGGGCCCTGGGCACGGCGCTGGATCTGGGCGACACCAGCACGTTGTCCGAGGAGCAGATCGCAGCCAGGGTGGAGCAGTTGATCTCGGCCATTCCGGACTACGCCGGGCAGTTTTACAAGTACAGCCTGCCGGGCTCGATCCTGGACGGGAAAAGAAATTGATAGACAGATAAACATTATGCCCGAAATTTGCAGATTTCTTGGCATTGTCATTGCCATGTACTATAAGGAGCATCAGCCGCCTCATTTCCAGGCGAAATACGGCGATCAAACCGGCGCTTTTTCAATCAAGGATCTTCAACTCATTGATTGAAGGAGCTTTGCCCACTCGCATTACATCTTTGGTGTTGGAATGGGCGTTTGCACACCGGGTCGAACTGTTGGAGGACTGGAATTTGGCTATAGCAAAAAAACCTTTGAAGAAGATACAACCATTAGTATGAGTCAAACATGCATTTTGTCAAAGACGTACAATATTTGTCCGATTTCAAATTGCTCATCACTTTTGAAGGCGATGTGAAAAAGAAGGTTGATCTTGCTCCATATTTGGATGGAGACGTTTTTGAACCCTTAAAAAACATCGAATTCTTTAAAAGGGTCAAGATCAACAAGGACATCGATACAATTGTCTGGGAGAACGATGCCGATTTTTCCCCGGATTTTCTATACACAATCAGCGTTTAAATAACATGAATTTATAGCGATTTAAGACAAGGTATGAAGAGAATCACCATCGACCCCATCACCAGGCTGGAAGGCCACGGCAAGATCGAGATCTTCCTGAACGACCAGGGCGACGTGGCCAACTGCTATTTTCAGATCCCCGAGCTGCGAGGTTTCGAACAGTTCTGCCTGGGCCGGCAGGCCGAGGAGATGCCGGTTTTAACCAGCCGGATCTGCGGCGTCTGCCCCGAGGCCCACCTAATGGCCTCGGTCAAGGCCCTGGATGCGTTGTTTGGCGTTGAGCCGCCGTCCGCGGCCAAGAAGGTGCGGGAACTTGTGTACATGGCCTTCTTCGTCACCGACCACACCACCCACTTCTACGCGCTGGGCGGGCCGGACTTCATCGTGGGACCGGACGCGCCGCCTTCCGAGCGCAATATCCTGGGCGTGATCAAGAAGGTCGGTCTGGAAATAGGCCAGAAGGTGATCGAGACCCGGTCGCGCAATCACGACATCATCCGCAAGGTGGGCGGCCGTAGTGTCCACCCGGTGGCGGCCCTGCCCGGCGGCTGGAGCAAGCCTGTCTCCGGGGAGCTTCGGAAAGAAATCCAGGACGCCGCCCAAAAAAATATCGACTTCGCGCAATTCTCGCTCCAGGCCTTTGACGACATCGTGCTCAAGAACAAGGCCTACCTAGACCTGATCATCTCCGACGTCTACCTGCACAAGACCTACTACATGGGCACGGTCGACGAGAGAAATCTGGTTAATTTCTACGATGGGATGATCCGAGTGACCGATCCTGAGGGCCGCGAGTTCGTAAAATATCAGCCGAAGGGCTACGCCCAGCACATTGCCGAGCGGGTGGAATCCTGGACATATCTTAAATTCCCTTACCTGAAAAATGTCGGCTGGAAGGGCCTGGTGGACGGCAAAGACAGCGGCGTCTATTGCGCCACGCCGCTGTCGCGGCTCAACGTCGCGGACGGCATGGCCACCCCCAAGGCCCAGGAGCATTTCGACCGGATGTACACAACCCTCGGCAGCAAAAGGGTCAACGGCCGGTACCAGCCGGTTCATCACCGCCTGGTCACGCACTGGGCGCGTTTGATCGAACTGCTCTACGCGGCCGAGCGGATGCAGGAACTGGCCGACGACCCCGAGATCACCTCGCCCGATATCAGAAAAATCCCGGAGAAGATCACAGGCGAAGGCATCGGCTCGGTCGAGGCGCCCCGGGGCACGCTCACCCACCACTATGTGACCGACGAGTGGGGGGTGCTGACCAAGGTCAACCTGATAGTGGGCACCACCAACAACTACGCGCCCATATCCATGTCCATCAAACGGGCGGCCGGGAAACTGATATCCAAAGGCAACGTCTCCGAGGGGCTGCTGAACAAGATCGAAATGGCCTTTAGGCTGTACGACCCCTGTTTCTCCTGCGCCACCCACAGTTTGCCCGGCGGGATGCCGCTGGTGGTAAGCATCCATGACAGCGCAGGAAAAGTCGTGCAAACGCTCCGTCAGGACGGGTGATTGTTGCCACGGACGCCGTTCAGCCTTCGTAGCTTGTTGCCATAAGTATGTCTACTACGGTCTGCCTGCCCCCGCCGGTGGCGGGGTGCGGCGGACAGGTCGGACGATCGACGTAGATTTTATCCCTTCTCGTAAATGAGAGGGGATAATTTGTAGGCCGGAGAATAGTATATCCTTAAAAACAAACAGAGGGTATTCGCACCAATATCCGCGAAAATCAGTGGCAAAAAAAAGCACCATCATCATCGGCCTGGGTAACCCCATCCTCTCGGACGACGGCGCGGGCCTCCAGGCGGCGCGGAAGCTCAAAGAGGCTTTAAAGGATAGAAATGACGTAGAGGTCGTAGAGGCTTACGCCGGCGGCCTGAGGCTGCTCGACCTGCTGGTCGGTCATCAACGCGCCATCATCATCGACGCCATGGAGACCGCCTGCGAACCGGGAACCATCCGGCGATTCTCCCCCTCCGATCTCCAGCAGACCAGGAATGTTTCATCAAGCCACGACGCCAGCCTGACCAACGCCCTGGAAACTGGCCGGGCGCTTGGGATGGACATGCCGCCCGAAGTGATCGTTTTCGGAATAGAGGCCGCAGCGGTGGATAATTTCTCCGAAGCGCTTACGGAAAAAGTGGCCAAAGCCGTGCCGGATATGATCAAAACGGTGATGGGGCTCATCGACCAGGCTTGACAGCGCTCGGTGGGCATACATGATGCTTGCGGGAGCGGGAGAAGTGGCCGCGATAGCGGCCCTTTTTCTTTTCTTGAAAAACCGGCGCTGTTCATGTATAATAACTCAACTGATGAAAACCAATCAGTTCTACCATGATTTGTACGCAAACCAATTCAAAGATGCCTGACAACTTAGCCTGACAACTTATCGCTTGACTTATCACTGCTGTTTTGAGTATAATAAAACAATAATAAAAAGTAAAATATTTTTAGTGATAGATATGGACAAAAAGACGGAGATCGGCGGCGGGCCGATGAACACCCTGCTGGGCAAGGGCTCCAGCTTTAACGGCAGCCTCAAGGCCGAAGGCGGGATCAGGATCGACGGCCAGGTTGAGGGGCAGATCGAGACCAGCGGAACTTTGGTGATCGGCAAGGAAGGCCTTTTGAAGGCCGAAATCAAAGTCAAGGATGCCATCATCGGCGGCAAGGTAATAGGCAACATCACCGCGGCCAATAAGATCGAGTTGCAGAGCGGCGCCCATTACAGCGGAGACATCAAGTGCCGGGGGCTGATCATCGACAGCGACGTATTCTTTGACGGCACTTCCAAGATGCTGGGCCAGCATGAGGGCAAGGCCTGAAATATCATCGGATCAGATCAAGATCAGGTCCCGGCTAATAAGGCGCATACCATCCAGGGAACCGGAATCGGGCTTTCCTTAACCAAGGAAATTTTGGAGACCCACGGCGGCAACATCGCGGTAGAAAGCGCCGAGGGCAAGGGGACCAAGGCCACGGTCAGTTTGCCGATGCAGGCGTAGAAAATAGCCGTAGAAACAAATCGGGCGACAGTCAAGCAGCGCATAGATAAAACTGGAGAGGTGTTCGCAACAACAAGGAAGGAAAATTTTATGCCTGATCCGGTTTTTCGGCATTATCATCCGGATGTTTTACGATGATCATAATCCGCCGCAGCTGCACGCAGAGTATCAAGAAGGCCAGGCGCTGGTTGATTTCGACGGGAATGTTCTTCTGAGGGGATCTGGGATCGCGTACTGCCTTGCGGTTGCTGCGGGAATGGATTGACCTGCACCCTGCGGAATTGATGGCGGATTGGGAACTGGCCAGAGCTGGCGCAGAAATTAAGAAGATTGATCCGCTGGAATAAGGAGTTTGAAATGTGGAACTTTAACGAAGTCAAGTCGGTGGCTTATCGGGGGGCTATGTTCTTCATATCGTCTTTGACGATGGCGTCGAAGGGGATCTCGATCTGACGGAGTATATCGGGTTTGGCCCGGTGTTCGAGCCCCTGCGCGATGCTGCGTTCTTACGTTCCGCCCGCGTCGAAAACGGAACAGTTTCCTGGCCCAACGGCGCCGATATAGCGCCGGAAACCATTTATGAGAAACTGACCGCCAACCGGACGCTGTGGCCGGCCCGATAGTAAGGCGCCCGCCATCCAGGGGACGGGGATCGGGCTTTCCTTGACCAAGGAGATTTTGGAGACCCAATGGCGGCAACATCGCGGTGGAAAGCGCCGAGGGCAAGGGGACCAGGGTCACGGTCAGCCTGCCGATGTCGGAGTGAGAGTTGTCAGACCTATAAAATACCCTATTGATATAGGAAAATAGATTCAGCGTTCTAATAAAACCAGCTACTTTGGATGAAATGATGCATGTAATTGAAATAATACCAACCGAACGGAAAAAGCTGTATGACCTCCATTCAAACAAATTGGAGACGGCATACAATTTAAACCGCAAGGCGGTAAGTTTTCAAGCAAATAAAAGCGAACCTGTCTATAACTGGTTTAAATACAAGGAAGGGTTTTCATCAACCCTTGTTAAATACTTCATTGAGAAATATTCATCTAAACCAGGAATAATATTAGACCCATTTGCGGGCGTAGGCACGACTCTTTTTGCGGGACAAGAATTGGGTTGGCAAACATACGGGGTTGAACTTTTGCCCGTTGGCGTTTTTGTGATGAATACGAGAGAAGCCACAAAAGGGGTTGACGTCGAGGAACTGAAAAAAATAGGAAAAAGCATTTGGAAAGATCTATCTAAAATTGATAAACATGATATTCATATTAACCACATTCCAATAACAAGGGACGCTTTCCCGGAAGATACGGAAATTTACCTGAATAAGTATTTAACTTATTGCTCGAGAATAAAAGACAAAAAAATACAAACCATATTGCGGTTTGCGGCATTTGCCATTTTAGAGGGCATCAGTTACACAAGGAAAGACGGGCAATATTTGCGTTGGGACTATCGTTCAAAACGAGCGCTTCCGGGCAAGCCTTTCAACAAGGGCAAAATAGTTGCTTTTGAAGCGGCGTTAAAAAATAAGCTGAATCAAATAATTTTCGATCTTTTACCCGATTCGTTGTGTTTGCTATTTGACCGTTTTGATGATAATAAACATGGGAAATACCCTATCAATATAATTCAAGGATCATGTCTGGAGGAATTGCCGAAACTTGAAGACGAGTTTTTCGATTTCATAGTTACATCGCCGCCATACTGCAACCGTTATGATTATACGAGGACTTACGCATTGGAATTGGTTTTTTGGGGCTGCGACAGCGAAAGGGTTAGAGACCTGCGGCAAACCATGCTTTCGTGTACTGTTGAAAACAAGGAAAAAATAGAATACCTGAATAAATTTTATAGCTCTATTGGAAGAACGGATACTTTCGACAGTGTCCTTAAGGCATATCATAATTCCAAGGCAATGACGGAGATAAATACGGTTCTTAACGAACTGAATAAACAGGGGAAAATAAACAATAATAATATCCCGCGAATGGTGAAAAATTATTTTCTGGAAATGTGTTTTGTTATTTACGAAATGTCAAGGGTTATTAGACAGGGCGGTTATTGTGTAATGGTAAACGACAATGTCCGTTACGGCGGCGAAGAAATACCGGTTGATCTAATATTGTCCGGGTTTGCAGAAAAATTCGGATTTAAAGTTAATAAAATATTCGTATTGCCCAAAGGCAAGGGAAATAGCAGCCAGCAAATGGGCAACTACGGACGAACCGAAATTCGTAAGTGCGTATATTTATGGCAAAAAAATTAGGGATAGAATTACCAATAAAAAGTGCCAGTTCGTCTGCCATCCCTGATTCTCGGTATACTCCTCTTTCTTTAGCCACGCGATAATCGTCGGCTTTCGTATGCCAAGCAGTGTGACGATTTCACGATTGCTCTTGCCTTCTTTATGAAGGCGGTGCGCTTCCTGGAACTTTTTTAGCTTCCTCTTGCTTCATTGCTTGAGTTCCTTTTTAAGTGGTGAAAGCGATAATGATACCATCACCAGTTAAAAACCTCAACCCCGGGGGGTACGCTTTTATTTCAAAGTTAGCAGATAAATCTATAGAATAACTTCGTAACTATTCGGAGCCACGAAGACACCCCGCCGCCTATGACGGGGTACCGCTGAGTCGGCAAAGTCTCAAAGGATGAACTTTATACCTTGTGTTTATTCTATCTGGGAATTGCCCAGTATCTTTGTATGGTGCAGCCGAATCGGTTGACACCGCTTTAGATGCATCCAGCAATCATCGAACGTCTGCAGCGAGTAGTTCCCAGATCTCTATCTTAACGACGTCGGATAAACTGCACTGAGCGTTTACCCTTGGGGGAGCTATTTTTCTCTTGACTTGTGCCTTTTAATGGGTGTGTTTATTCTATCTGGGAATTGCCCAGTATCTTAGTGCCTTTGACTTTGTGGCTGAATAGTAACACAACTTCAATGAAATAACCCAATTAGAGTTTACGGGGCGCCGACATGAAAGAAGACGACAACCGGGTTGGGGAACAAGCCGCCGACGGGTCGCCGCTAAGTCAGTTTCAGGACAATCTTGTCCTGCTGGAGCAGATGAGGGCGGAGGCGCGGCAGGGGGGCGGCCCCAAACGGATAGAGGAACAACACCGGAAAGGCAAGCTCACCGCGCTGGAACGAGTTGACCTGTTGCTGGACGAGGGGTCCTTCGTGGAGTTCGACACCTTGAAAGCCGGCCGGGGCGGGCAGATGGCGGGCGAGAAAGAATTCCTGAGCGACGGAGTCATCACCGGCCATGGGACCATCAACGGGCGGGAGGTGTTCGTCTTCAGCCAGGACTTCACCGTCAAGGGCGGCTCCTTGGGCGAGGCGCATTCCCAGAAGATCAGCAAGATGATGGACCACGCCGTACGAGTGGGAGCGCCCGTCATCGGACTCAACGACTCGGGCGGAGCCAGAATCCAGGACGGCGTGGATTCCCTGGCCGCCTACGGCGAGATCTTCAACCGCAACGTGAAGGCCAGCGGGGTCGTCCCGCAGATATCGTGCATCATGGGACCCTGCGCCGGCGGGGCCGTCTACAGCCCGGCCATCACGGACTTTACCTTCATGGTGGAGGATACGTCGTTCATGTTCGTGACCGGGCCGAACGTGGTGAAGACGGTCATCCATCAGGACATCAGTTTCGAAGATCTGGGCGGTCCGAGCGTTCACTCGGAGAAAAGCGGCGTGGCCCATTTCGTACTGCCGAACGACATCCTGTGCCTGCGCGAGGTACGCCGGCTCATCGATTACCTGCCGTCGAACAACCGGCAAAAGCCGCCCTTCCTTGACCTGCGGGACCCGATCGACCGGCAGGATCGCGCTCTCGACCACTTGGTGCCCGTCAATCCCAACCACCCCTACGACATGAATATCCTGATCCACAGCATCCTGGATGGGGCAGAGTTCATGGAGGTTCAGCCCAGCTACGCCAGAAACCTGATCGTCGGGTTGGGGCGGCTGGGGGGCGAGACTATCGGTCTGATCGCCAACCAACCCACCGTGCTGGCCGGGGTGCTGGACATGGACTCGTCGGTAAAAGGCGCCCGGTTTATCAGATTCTGCGATTCCTTCAACCTACCGCTCATTTGCCTGGTGGACGCCCCGGGATTCATGCCGGGCCCGGAACAGGAGCGCGGCGGCGTTATCCGGCACGGGGCCAAGCTGTTGTACGCCTTTAGCGACGCCACCGTCCCCCGGATTACGGTGATCGTCCGCAAGGCATACGGAGGCGCGTACATCGTCATGAACTCCAAGCACATCGGGGCCGACGTCAACTACGCCTGGCCGACGGCCGAGATCGCGGTGATGGGCCCCCGGGCCGCCGCCGAGATCATCTACCGCAAGGAAATCCAGGAATCGGCGGATGCCGCCGCGACCCTGCTGGAGAAGGAGGGCCAATACCGGAAGGCCTTCGTCAACCCGTTCCTGGCCGCCAAGCGCGGGTATATAGACGACGTCATTTTTCCCCGCGACACGCGGGCCCGCCTGATCAGAAGCCTGCAGTTCCTGGAAGGGAAGACGGAAGCCCGGCTGGAACGGAAACACGGCAACATGCCGTTGTGAGGTGATGCAGTGTTCCAAAAAATCCTGATCGCCAACCGGGGCGAGATCGCCGCCCGCATCATCCGAACCTGCCGGCGGATGGGCGTCAAGACCGTGGCCGTCTATTCCGAGGCGGATGTCCGTTCGCGGTACGTGGCGGAGGCTGACGAGAGCGTGTTCATCGGACCGGCCCCGGCCAAGCAATCGTTTCTGAACAGCGGAAAGATCATTGACGCGGCGGTGCGGCACGGCTGCCAGGCGGTGCATCCCGGGTACGGCTTTTTCGCGGAAAACGCGGGTTTTGCCGAAATGGTCCAGCGAGCCGGGCTGGTCTTCATCGGCCCCAGCCCTGCGGCCATTGCCCAACTGGGCGACAAGCTGGCGGCCAAGGCTTTGGCCCGGCGCATCGGCCTGCCGGTGGTCCCGGGGTACGAAGGATCGCTGGAGGATCTGGAGGCGATCCGGCGGGTAATTTCCGGCATTGGTTACCCCCTGCTGCTGAAGCCGGCGGCCGGCGGCGGCGGCCGCGGCATGCGGATCGTCCGCTCGGAAGAGGAGCTGGCCCCGGCCCTGAAGACCTGCCGGGAGGAGACACGCAAGAGTTTCGGGGACGATCGGATATTCATCGAGCGCTATATCGTCAAGCCCCGGCACATCGAGTTCCAGGTGTTAGCCGACTCGTTCGGCCACGTCGTCCATCTGGGCGAGCGGGAATGCTCGGTACAGCGGCGGTACCAGAAGGTTCTTGAGGAAACGCCCTCGCCTTTCATAGACGACGAGTTGCGGCGCACCATGGGGTCGCTGGCCTGCGTCCTGGCCCGGGAAGCGGGGTACGCCAATGCCGGCACGGTCGAGTTCATCATGGATGAGCAGCGCAATTTCTACTTCTTGGAGATGAATGCCCGGCTGCAGGTCGAACACCCGGTCACCGAACTGGTGACGTCGCTGGACCTGGTCGAACTCCAACTGCGGGTGGCGGCGGGAGAACCGCTTCCCTGGAAGCAGCCAGACGCGTTCCATGGCTGGGCCATCGAGGCCCGGATCTGCGCCGAGGACCCGCACCGGAACTTCATGCCGACCACCGGCATGGTGACCCATTACGCCGAGCCAAGCGGCGAGCGCGTCCGGATCGATAGCGGCATCGGAACCGGAAGCGTGGTGACCGTGCACTACGATTCGCTGCTGTCGAAAGTATCGGCCTGGGGGGAAACTAGGAAACAGGCCATCGCCGCGTTGATCAACGCCCTGAACGGGTACTACATCGCCGGGTTGGCGACCAACATCGATTTCGTCAACGCGGTGCTGAACCACCCCGAGTTCGCCGCCGGCAACCTCTCGACCGATTTCATCAGCGATCATTTCGTCCACGGCCAAAGCATTGTCGCCCCGGACCCCGAGCGCCTGAGGCACATGGTATTAGTCGCGGCCCTGGTCTACCACAACCGGCAGATCCTGGCCGTCGAGTCGCTCAAGCCGATGAGCCCGCTGACCGGCGGGACGCATCGGGACAAGGGCGAGTACCGGTACCTGGTCAAGGCCGGGGCGGACGAGTTTGAGGTGTCGTGGTCGACCGAGCCGCCGCCGGCCGACCAGTCCGTCAGGGTGAACGGAGTGCAGTACCATGTGGTGGCGCCCCAGTACGAATACTCGCGCCGTCAGCTTGACCTGACGATCGACGGAACGCGCCAAACCTTTCGGTTTCAGTACCAGCAGAACCACATCAAGGTGCACTACTGTGGACTGATCAGGACCTGCGAGATCTATAATCCCCGCGAATGGGCCCTGAACCGGTTCATGGCGCGTGAAAAAAAGACCGTCCCAGAGGACGCGCTGCGCTGCCCCATGCCCAGCCTGATAATCCAGGTGTGCGTCCAGCCCGGGGACAAGGTCTTCCGGGGCCAGACGCTGTTCCGGCTGGAATCAATGAAGATGGAGATCGACGTCGAGTCGCCGTGCGACGGGTACGTCGATGCCGTGCCGGCCAAGGCCGGCCAGAACGCCGAAT from candidate division TA06 bacterium includes:
- a CDS encoding NADH:ubiquinone oxidoreductase; translated protein: MPDKPKIAMYWAASCGGCEISLVNLHQNILAVDAAFDLVFCPCLVDGKKKDVEALKDGGLAIAFFNGAIRTAENEEMACLLRKKSKTLIAYGSCACEGCIPGLSNFHTKEEHLKAIYLDNPSIDNPNKIVPQPETMVPEGALTIPAFYDRVKTLAQAVDVDFFLPGCPPESHQVWAVIESVIQGKALPAKGAVIGAGKCTVCDECEKKKEDKKIKKLYRTYEIVPDREKCLLEQGLLCLGPATRDGCKAQCPNNADMPCTGCYGPPQGVRDQGAKMIGALGTALDLGDTSTLSEEQIAARVEQLISAIPDYAGQFYKYSLPGSILDGKRN
- a CDS encoding DUF2442 domain-containing protein, with the translated sequence MHFVKDVQYLSDFKLLITFEGDVKKKVDLAPYLDGDVFEPLKNIEFFKRVKINKDIDTIVWENDADFSPDFLYTISV
- a CDS encoding Ni/Fe hydrogenase subunit alpha; the protein is MKRITIDPITRLEGHGKIEIFLNDQGDVANCYFQIPELRGFEQFCLGRQAEEMPVLTSRICGVCPEAHLMASVKALDALFGVEPPSAAKKVRELVYMAFFVTDHTTHFYALGGPDFIVGPDAPPSERNILGVIKKVGLEIGQKVIETRSRNHDIIRKVGGRSVHPVAALPGGWSKPVSGELRKEIQDAAQKNIDFAQFSLQAFDDIVLKNKAYLDLIISDVYLHKTYYMGTVDERNLVNFYDGMIRVTDPEGREFVKYQPKGYAQHIAERVESWTYLKFPYLKNVGWKGLVDGKDSGVYCATPLSRLNVADGMATPKAQEHFDRMYTTLGSKRVNGRYQPVHHRLVTHWARLIELLYAAERMQELADDPEITSPDIRKIPEKITGEGIGSVEAPRGTLTHHYVTDEWGVLTKVNLIVGTTNNYAPISMSIKRAAGKLISKGNVSEGLLNKIEMAFRLYDPCFSCATHSLPGGMPLVVSIHDSAGKVVQTLRQDG
- a CDS encoding hydrogenase maturation protease, coding for MAKKSTIIIGLGNPILSDDGAGLQAARKLKEALKDRNDVEVVEAYAGGLRLLDLLVGHQRAIIIDAMETACEPGTIRRFSPSDLQQTRNVSSSHDASLTNALETGRALGMDMPPEVIVFGIEAAAVDNFSEALTEKVAKAVPDMIKTVMGLIDQA
- a CDS encoding polymer-forming cytoskeletal protein, with the translated sequence MDKKTEIGGGPMNTLLGKGSSFNGSLKAEGGIRIDGQVEGQIETSGTLVIGKEGLLKAEIKVKDAIIGGKVIGNITAANKIELQSGAHYSGDIKCRGLIIDSDVFFDGTSKMLGQHEGKA
- a CDS encoding site-specific DNA-methyltransferase; the encoded protein is MMHVIEIIPTERKKLYDLHSNKLETAYNLNRKAVSFQANKSEPVYNWFKYKEGFSSTLVKYFIEKYSSKPGIILDPFAGVGTTLFAGQELGWQTYGVELLPVGVFVMNTREATKGVDVEELKKIGKSIWKDLSKIDKHDIHINHIPITRDAFPEDTEIYLNKYLTYCSRIKDKKIQTILRFAAFAILEGISYTRKDGQYLRWDYRSKRALPGKPFNKGKIVAFEAALKNKLNQIIFDLLPDSLCLLFDRFDDNKHGKYPINIIQGSCLEELPKLEDEFFDFIVTSPPYCNRYDYTRTYALELVFWGCDSERVRDLRQTMLSCTVENKEKIEYLNKFYSSIGRTDTFDSVLKAYHNSKAMTEINTVLNELNKQGKINNNNIPRMVKNYFLEMCFVIYEMSRVIRQGGYCVMVNDNVRYGGEEIPVDLILSGFAEKFGFKVNKIFVLPKGKGNSSQQMGNYGRTEIRKCVYLWQKN
- a CDS encoding acyl-CoA carboxylase subunit beta; this translates as MKEDDNRVGEQAADGSPLSQFQDNLVLLEQMRAEARQGGGPKRIEEQHRKGKLTALERVDLLLDEGSFVEFDTLKAGRGGQMAGEKEFLSDGVITGHGTINGREVFVFSQDFTVKGGSLGEAHSQKISKMMDHAVRVGAPVIGLNDSGGARIQDGVDSLAAYGEIFNRNVKASGVVPQISCIMGPCAGGAVYSPAITDFTFMVEDTSFMFVTGPNVVKTVIHQDISFEDLGGPSVHSEKSGVAHFVLPNDILCLREVRRLIDYLPSNNRQKPPFLDLRDPIDRQDRALDHLVPVNPNHPYDMNILIHSILDGAEFMEVQPSYARNLIVGLGRLGGETIGLIANQPTVLAGVLDMDSSVKGARFIRFCDSFNLPLICLVDAPGFMPGPEQERGGVIRHGAKLLYAFSDATVPRITVIVRKAYGGAYIVMNSKHIGADVNYAWPTAEIAVMGPRAAAEIIYRKEIQESADAAATLLEKEGQYRKAFVNPFLAAKRGYIDDVIFPRDTRARLIRSLQFLEGKTEARLERKHGNMPL
- a CDS encoding ATP-grasp domain-containing protein, with protein sequence MFQKILIANRGEIAARIIRTCRRMGVKTVAVYSEADVRSRYVAEADESVFIGPAPAKQSFLNSGKIIDAAVRHGCQAVHPGYGFFAENAGFAEMVQRAGLVFIGPSPAAIAQLGDKLAAKALARRIGLPVVPGYEGSLEDLEAIRRVISGIGYPLLLKPAAGGGGRGMRIVRSEEELAPALKTCREETRKSFGDDRIFIERYIVKPRHIEFQVLADSFGHVVHLGERECSVQRRYQKVLEETPSPFIDDELRRTMGSLACVLAREAGYANAGTVEFIMDEQRNFYFLEMNARLQVEHPVTELVTSLDLVELQLRVAAGEPLPWKQPDAFHGWAIEARICAEDPHRNFMPTTGMVTHYAEPSGERVRIDSGIGTGSVVTVHYDSLLSKVSAWGETRKQAIAALINALNGYYIAGLATNIDFVNAVLNHPEFAAGNLSTDFISDHFVHGQSIVAPDPERLRHMVLVAALVYHNRQILAVESLKPMSPLTGGTHRDKGEYRYLVKAGADEFEVSWSTEPPPADQSVRVNGVQYHVVAPQYEYSRRQLDLTIDGTRQTFRFQYQQNHIKVHYCGLIRTCEIYNPREWALNRFMAREKKTVPEDALRCPMPSLIIQVCVQPGDKVFRGQTLFRLESMKMEIDVESPCDGYVDAVPAKAGQNAESNEVLLTFRKEESARVDWLWKNGT